CGACCACCACGGTGTCCTCCAGCCCCAGCAGCGTGACCAGGCGGTGGCTGGAATAGGCGTAGACGCCATGGCAGTCCTCGGCCACCACGTCGCCGCGCAGGGCGTTGCCGTCGGCGTCCTGCTGCGCCAGCTGCCACAGCGAGGCGAACGAGCCGATGTCGCTCCAGCCGGCGTCCAGCGGCACCATGGCCACGCCCGGATCGCGTTCCATGACGGCGTAGTCGATCGAGTCGGACGGGCAGGCGGCGAAGGCGGCTTCGTCGATCCGCAGGAAATCGCCGTCATGGCGCGGCGCGGCCATGGCCTGGCGGCAGGCCGCCAGGATGTCCGGGCGGTGCGTCTGCAGGGCCTGCAGGTAGCGGGAGGCGCGGAACAGGAACATGCCGCTGTTCCAGAAGTACTGGCCGCTCGCCAGGTATTGCGCCGCCGTGGCCGCGTCGGGTTTTTCGACGAAGGCCTCGACGTCGGCCACGCCGTCACGGGTCGCGCCGGCGCGGATGTAGCCGTAGCCGGTTTCGGCGTAGGTGGGCTGGATGCCGAAGGTGACCAGGCGGCCGGCCTCGGCGGCCGGCAGCGCCTGGCGCACGGCGTCGTGGAAGCGCTCGACGTCGGGCACCGCGTGGTCGGAAGGCAGCACCAGCAGCACCGGGTCGTCGCCCTCGGCCTGCGCCAGCAGGGCGGCCAGCGCGATGGCCGGCGCCGTGTTGCGGCCGACGGGTTCGAGCAGGACGGTGGGTTGCTGCTGGCCGATCTGGCGCAACTGTTCGGCGACGATGAAGCGATGCTCCTCGTTGGCCACGAAGATCGGCGCCAGGCCGCCGAGTCCGGCCACGCGCTCACAGGTGGCTTGCAGCGGGGAGAGGTCGCCGAGCAGGGGAAGGAACTGTTTGGGGTAGCTGCCGCGGGACAGCGGCCACAGGCGGCTGCCGGTACCGCCTACCAGCAGTACGGAACGCAGTTGCGGCGTGGTACTCGACATCGGAAGTCCCTTGCAATCTGTCGCCGGCGGCGCGTGGCGCCGTGGGGCGGGATACTCATCGGTCGCGGCACACGTTCTGCGTCCTGCCAGCGGCCTCAACTATAAAGGTTGCGGAATCGGCTGTGGCAAAGTGTTTGCAAATCTTTAAGATCTTTAGGATGTGTATGTCTTTAAATTGATTGTTGTCTTCACTATACTAAAAGACTGTGCCGCAGCGCAGGCTTGATGCATATATATCGATGCATTTTGCTATTATCGGCAATATAAGTCAGCACGCGTTAATACTGCCCGAAACAAAACGTTTACGAGCATCCGTGAAAAGACTTCAAACCGATGACACCGCGCGCTGCCGTCTAAGACGCAAGGTCATGCTCCAAGAATGCGGCCTAAAGTACCGCAGCTCCGCCTTGCCAACTCGCGGATGCAGGCTATGCAAAGCCTGAAAGCCAGGATGTCCCCCGTGTCGTCCGCGCCTCCCTTGACGCGCGGTTTCCCGCGCGCGGCCTCGATTCGCGTCGACGCCTGTATGAAACAACTCGGCATGGCGGCCTTTACCCGGGCCGCCGCATGCCTGCCAGCCTTGCCTTTCAACACTTGCCCTGGTCCCGCGGCGCGTCGCGCTGACGCTTGCGGGCCAAGTCCTGTCGCCTGTCCATGACGAAGGAACAACGTGCAAAGCGCCATCCTCTCCCACCTCGATGATCGACTCTGTGCCAGCCAGTGGCGCGATGTGCTGGCGGCCTTCGCCCAGGAGCTGTCGCAGGATCTGACCGTGCAGCGCTTGCACACGCTGATGCGGCGCGCCGGCGAGCAGTTCGCCGACAGGCATGCGCTGTCGAGCGCCGCGTCGATCGCCGAGATGCAGTCCGCCATCAACCAGGTCTGGCGTCCGCTGGACTGGGGTTGGGTGGAGATCGAAGAAGCCGAGGACCACCTGGCGCTGGCGCACTACTGCGCGCCGCTGCGCGCGGCGTTCGGCGCCACGCACCTGGACTGGAGCGCGGGATTCCTGGAGGGCGCCTACGAATCGTGGATGCGCCTGCTGGGCGCCGACGCGCAGTTGAAGGTGACGCAGCAGCGCGCATCCGATGAAGACGGTGTCATTCTCTACCGGTTCGGCCGCTAGGACGCGGGACCACGGATGAGAGACGACAACGACATCACCAGCCTGTATCGCGAGTTCGGGGGCGATCCCCGCAACTATCGCGAGATCGGCCGCGAGGACCGGGCCCACGCCGCGCGCGGCCGCTGGCCGCTGCTGAGCCGCATCCGGCCGGGGCAGGCCGGCGTGCCGCCCGCCGCCGGCGATTCGCCCGCCGACCGTCCCGCGCAGGCCGCGGCCTGGCCGCTGGCGCCCGGCGCGGCCGTGTCGGCGCTGCCGTTGTCCCGGTTCTCGCCCGTGCGCCGTGGCGCCGCGGTGGATGCGGCCAAGGTGGCCGCGTTGATCCGGGGCGCGCGCGTGCAGCGTCCGGCGCTGGATGCGCTGGAGATTCCGCGGGCGCCCTCGCGGGAAGCGCCGTTGGCGCCTGCTGCCGAGCCGGTGGTCGCCTCCGCCGCGGCCATTGCTGCTGTCGCCCTCGAACCGCGGGTCAGCGCGCCGGTCGTTGCGCCGGCGCCGCCCGATGCCGCGCCCCGCGCCCCGGTCGCCGCCGAGCCTCCCGCGCGTTCCGCGCCGAAAGTCCTTATCGAACCCACTCTTGCGCCCGAGCGGCCTGCGGCGGTTGCCCCCGAGCCCGCGCCCGCCAGCGCCGCGACGCCGTTGCAAGGCGTCTTCGCGCGCCTGGCGCGGACGGCGCCCGCGGACGCGGCCCAGGATCCGCCATCTTCGAAAGCGGCGAAAAAATGAAAACCATCGCGATTGTTTCCGCCAAGGGCGGGGTAGGAAAGACCACGATAGCCGCCACGCTGGGCCTGGCCCTGAGCCGGGCCGGCCATTCCGCCCTGCTGGTGGACCTGGATCCGCAGAACGCGCTGCGTTTTCACCTGGGCGTCGAATCGCAGGCCGCCGAGGCCGGACTGGCGCGCGCCAGCCTGGCCAACATCCCCTGGCGCGAAACGGTGGTGCGGGGCGACGCCGGTCCCTACCTGTTGCCGTTCGGCCAGATCAATGAGGCGGACCGGCTGGCGCTGGAACAGCAGATGCGGCAGGACGACGCCTGGCTGGCGAACCACCTGCGGGCGCTCGATCTCGATCCCGATACCGTGGTGCTGGTGGACACGCCGCCGGGGCCGTCGAGCTATCTCAGCCAGGCGTTGCGCTGCGCCGACCTGGTGCTGGTCGTGACGCTGCCGGACGCCGCTTCCTACGCGACGCTGCCGCAGGTCGAGAACCTGATCGCGCAGTACTGCGAGGGGCGCCCGGAATTCATGGGCCATGCCTTCGTGGTCAACCAGGCCGACAGCGCCGCGCCGTTGGCCAAGGACACGCTGCAGGTGATGCGCGGCATCCTGGCCGACCGCCTGGCCGGCGTGATCCACCGCGACGCCACCGTCAGCGAGGCGCTGGCCTTCGGCGCCACCGTGATCGACCACGCCCCGCACAGCCAGGCCAGCAATGACATCGGCGTCAGCGCGCAATGGCTGCTGCGGCAATTGCGCGAGCCCCGGGAGGACCAGCCATGAAGTCGGTGACCAACGAGACCGCGGCGCACAGTCCGCGTCTCTCGCGCCTGAGCAACAGCCTGTTGTCCTGGCGCATCTGGAAGATGGGCTGGGTCCGGGTGTTGTCGCTGGTGCTGGCCGGCGTGCTGTCGGTACTGGCGGTGGCCGTCGAGATGGGCCTGCCGCAACAGATGATGTTCGCGGCGTTCTGTGTGATCGTGGCGCTGCTGCTGCACCGCGTGGGCGGACGGCTGGCGACGCTGACGCTGGTGATGCTGTCGGTCATCACGTCGTTGCGCTACATGTATTGGCGGGTCACGGACACCATCGGCTTTCACAATGTCCTGGACGCGTTCTTCGGCTACGGGCTGCTGCTGGCGGAAATCTACGCCCTGACGGTCATGCTGCTGAGCTATTTCCAGACGGCCTGGCCGCTGCGGCGCAAGCCCGCGCCGTTGCCGGCCGATCGATCCACCTGGCCGAGCGTGGACGTCTACATTCCCACCTACAACGAGCCGCTGGACGTGGTGCGCCAGTCGGTGCTGGCGGCGCAGTCGCTGGACTGGCCGGCGGACAAGCTGCGCGTCTACGTGCTCGATGACGGCCGCCGGCAGGCGTTCCGCGAGTTCAGCGAGCAGGCGGGCGTGGGCTACCTGACGCGCCCGGACAACAAGCATGCCAAGGCCGGCAACATCAACGCCGCGCTGACCAAGACCGACGGCGAATTCATCGCGGTGTTCGATTGCGACCACGTCACGGTGCGCTCGTTCCTGCAGATCTGCATGGGCTGGTTCCTCAAGGACAAGCGGCTGGCGCTGCTGCAGACGCCGCACGTGTTCTTCTCGCCCGATCCGTTCGAGCGCAACCTGGGCACCTTCCGCAACGTGCCCAACGAAGGCGAGCTGTTCTATGGCGTGATCCAGGACGGCAACGACCTGTGGAACGCCACGTTCTTCTGCGGCTCCTGCGCCGTGATGCGCCGCTCGTCGCTGGACGCGGTCGGCGGCGTGGCGGTCGAGAGCGTGACCGAGGACGCGCTGACCGCCCTGAAGATGAACCGCCTGGGCTTCAATACGGCCTACCTGGCGGTGCCCCAGGCCGCGGGCCTGGCGACCGAGAACCTGTCGCGCCACATCGGCCAGCGCACGCGCTGGGCGCGCGGCATGGCGCAGATCATCCGCACCAACAATCCCCTGCTGGGCAAGGGCCTGAAGATCGGGCAGCGGCTGTGCTACCTGAGCGCGATGCTGCACTTCTTCTTCGGCCTGCCGCGGGTGGTGTTCCTGACGGCGCCGCTGGCCTATCTGTTCTTCCATGCCAACGTGTTCCAGGCGTCGGCCATCATGGTGGCGGCCTACGCCTTGCCGCACATCGTGCTGTCCAACCTGACCGGTTCACGCATCCAGGGGCGCTTCCGCCATTCGTTCTGGAACGAGGTCTACGAATCGGTGCTGGCCTGGTACATCATGCGCCCGGCGCTGGTGACGCTGATCAGCCCCAAGACGGCGCTGTTCAACGTGACGGCCAAGGGCGGCATCATCCGCGAATCGTATTTCGACTGGACGCTGGCGCGGCCCTACGTGGTGCTGCTGGGGCTGAACCTGGCCGGCTTCATCGTCGGCGTGGTCAGCCTGGTGGCGGGGTACGGGGGCGTGGACGCGCGCCTGACCATCGTGCTGAACCTGATCTGGACCATCTACAACATTGTCATGACCAGCGCCAGCGTGGCCGTGGCCGGCGAGGTCCGGCAACTGCGCAACACGCCGCGCGTGGCGATCTCGCTGGCGGCCATGCTGTTGCTGCCCGATGGACGCACCGTCGCCTGCCGCACCAGCGACTACTCGCAGGGCGGCCTGGGCCTGGTGTTGCCGCCCGGGGTGCTGGTGCCCAACGGCATGCCGCTGAGCGTGTCGCTGTTCCGCAATGACGAGGAAGCGATGTTCCCGGCGCTGGTCACGTTCAGCCGCGGCGATCGCCTGGGGATCAGCTTCCAGTCGCTGACGCTGGAGCAGGAACGCGACTTGGCACAAATGACTTTTGGCCGTGCCGATACCTGGGCCAGCACCTGGGGCAACAACGCGCCCGACTCGCCGTGGGTCGCGTTGAGGCAGATCTCGAGCATCGGCGTCCGCGGTTTTTCGTTGCTGCTGCGCCAGTTGCGCGATCGCAGCCTTGCGGCCGTGCGCCGTCCCACGTCCGTGTCCACCAAAAACTAGAGGACGACAGAGCGATGAATCCCAGGCTTGATGCTTGGCCGCCCAGGCCTTGCCCGTCTCCCGCGCGGCCCGTCCTGCGGTGGCGGCTGCTATCGGCGTTGCTGGCCCTGGGGGCCGCAATGCCGGCCCTGGGGGCCGCAATGCCGGCCCTGGCCCAGACCGTGGCGGCCGATCCGGCGACCACGGCCACGACTGCCGCGGCCGCCGAGCCAGCGCCCGCGCTGCCGCCGGGAGCGCGGACCTATTCCGTGCCCCTGTCGCGCCTGAGCGGCCAGAGCGCGCTGCCATTGCGCGGCGTGGACGGCATCA
The window above is part of the Achromobacter deleyi genome. Proteins encoded here:
- a CDS encoding mannose-1-phosphate guanylyltransferase/mannose-6-phosphate isomerase, which gives rise to MSSTTPQLRSVLLVGGTGSRLWPLSRGSYPKQFLPLLGDLSPLQATCERVAGLGGLAPIFVANEEHRFIVAEQLRQIGQQQPTVLLEPVGRNTAPAIALAALLAQAEGDDPVLLVLPSDHAVPDVERFHDAVRQALPAAEAGRLVTFGIQPTYAETGYGYIRAGATRDGVADVEAFVEKPDAATAAQYLASGQYFWNSGMFLFRASRYLQALQTHRPDILAACRQAMAAPRHDGDFLRIDEAAFAACPSDSIDYAVMERDPGVAMVPLDAGWSDIGSFASLWQLAQQDADGNALRGDVVAEDCHGVYAYSSHRLVTLLGLEDTVVVETADALLVAARDKVQDVRRIVARLNQAKRPQATAHRLTYRPWGSYDAIDDGDRFQVKRIRVAPGGRLSLQMHHHRAEHWIVVTGTARVTRGDEVFLLTENQSTYIPLGVKHRLENPGSIDLELIEVQSGPYLGEDDIVRFDDVYGR
- the bcsD gene encoding cellulose biosynthesis protein BcsD produces the protein MQSAILSHLDDRLCASQWRDVLAAFAQELSQDLTVQRLHTLMRRAGEQFADRHALSSAASIAEMQSAINQVWRPLDWGWVEIEEAEDHLALAHYCAPLRAAFGATHLDWSAGFLEGAYESWMRLLGADAQLKVTQQRASDEDGVILYRFGR
- the bcsP gene encoding cellulose biosynthesis protein BcsP, producing MRDDNDITSLYREFGGDPRNYREIGREDRAHAARGRWPLLSRIRPGQAGVPPAAGDSPADRPAQAAAWPLAPGAAVSALPLSRFSPVRRGAAVDAAKVAALIRGARVQRPALDALEIPRAPSREAPLAPAAEPVVASAAAIAAVALEPRVSAPVVAPAPPDAAPRAPVAAEPPARSAPKVLIEPTLAPERPAAVAPEPAPASAATPLQGVFARLARTAPADAAQDPPSSKAAKK
- the bcsQ gene encoding cellulose biosynthesis protein BcsQ, with the translated sequence MKTIAIVSAKGGVGKTTIAATLGLALSRAGHSALLVDLDPQNALRFHLGVESQAAEAGLARASLANIPWRETVVRGDAGPYLLPFGQINEADRLALEQQMRQDDAWLANHLRALDLDPDTVVLVDTPPGPSSYLSQALRCADLVLVVTLPDAASYATLPQVENLIAQYCEGRPEFMGHAFVVNQADSAAPLAKDTLQVMRGILADRLAGVIHRDATVSEALAFGATVIDHAPHSQASNDIGVSAQWLLRQLREPREDQP
- the bcsA gene encoding UDP-forming cellulose synthase catalytic subunit, encoding MKSVTNETAAHSPRLSRLSNSLLSWRIWKMGWVRVLSLVLAGVLSVLAVAVEMGLPQQMMFAAFCVIVALLLHRVGGRLATLTLVMLSVITSLRYMYWRVTDTIGFHNVLDAFFGYGLLLAEIYALTVMLLSYFQTAWPLRRKPAPLPADRSTWPSVDVYIPTYNEPLDVVRQSVLAAQSLDWPADKLRVYVLDDGRRQAFREFSEQAGVGYLTRPDNKHAKAGNINAALTKTDGEFIAVFDCDHVTVRSFLQICMGWFLKDKRLALLQTPHVFFSPDPFERNLGTFRNVPNEGELFYGVIQDGNDLWNATFFCGSCAVMRRSSLDAVGGVAVESVTEDALTALKMNRLGFNTAYLAVPQAAGLATENLSRHIGQRTRWARGMAQIIRTNNPLLGKGLKIGQRLCYLSAMLHFFFGLPRVVFLTAPLAYLFFHANVFQASAIMVAAYALPHIVLSNLTGSRIQGRFRHSFWNEVYESVLAWYIMRPALVTLISPKTALFNVTAKGGIIRESYFDWTLARPYVVLLGLNLAGFIVGVVSLVAGYGGVDARLTIVLNLIWTIYNIVMTSASVAVAGEVRQLRNTPRVAISLAAMLLLPDGRTVACRTSDYSQGGLGLVLPPGVLVPNGMPLSVSLFRNDEEAMFPALVTFSRGDRLGISFQSLTLEQERDLAQMTFGRADTWASTWGNNAPDSPWVALRQISSIGVRGFSLLLRQLRDRSLAAVRRPTSVSTKN